The Megasphaera elsdenii DSM 20460 genome includes the window TTCCTGCAAGACCCGAAGCAAGTGGTTCTGCAAATTATACGGCATATCTCCGATTTCGTCGAGGAATAAGGTTCCCCCATTTGCTGCTTCAAAGAGCCCTTCACGGCCATCACGGCGCGCTCCCGTAAAGGAACCGCCGGTATAACCAAAGAGTTCACTCTCTAAGAGGCTTTCTGAGACGGCCCCACAGTTGATGGCGATGAACGGCCCGTGACACCGGCTGCTCAGATTGTGGATAGCCTGGGCCATCATTTCTTTTCCCGTCCCCGATTCACCGGTAATGAGGATGGTCGATTCCGTAGCGGCATAAATCCGGGCCAACCTTTTGACTTGCTGCATCATAGGCGAAGTACCGATGATATCGTCCAAATGATAATAGGCCATCATCCCGGACCGCGATGAAATCGTCCTTCCCGGGGCCATCCGGGATTGACGCAGGCTCCACAGGGCTTTGAAAAAAGCCCGCACGAGGCCGCCCCATCCTGGCTGCAAGGGAATCCAGCCCAGTCCTTCGCCACGAGCATACGTTTCGATACCGGCACTCCCGACGACATACTGGATGCCTGAAAGTGCCGCCTGATGGACGGCGGTCTGCATCGCCCGCTCATCGCTATCCGAGGCCAGGCAATAAAAAGTGACCCCCATCGCCTTGAACTGCACCTCTAAACCATCATAATAGGCGCGCAGCGAAAAGGGAATGATGACGCCGCAGGATTTCCCCTCGGGAACCTGACGGACACAATTCAACAAATCGAGGACGCTGGGCTGGACGACAAAAACTCGTTGCTGCGGATACGTGGCGGCGACAGCCGAAGCCATCGGGTCCCACAAAATGACGGCATCCCGGCCGGCCTGGATACTTTTCCGGATCCGATACGCCGCATCAGCCGCACTGCCATCAATCAAATCAAGATGGGCCAGCTTCCGCTTCTGTGTCACAGGCAGAAATTGTTCAATTTTTGTATATAACTGGGATGATGGAGTAACGATAGAAATCTTAAAAATTTCTTGTACCCTCCCCCCCCCGCATTTTTTCTGTTTTCATGGCTTATTTTTAAAAATTTAAATCATATTCTACTGTTCTATGATTACATTTCATATTGCAAACGGAGATAGCCATATTATATCATGTATTTATAAAATTTATATAACATAATAAAACTAATTGTTATTAACTGATTTATGTATTTTATATTTGATTAATGTTTTTATATAATAAGATAATATAGATATCATATAAAATATTATTTTATTCATACATTATCATACGAAAATTTTATAATTCAGCTTTAAAAAAAGACCTCGCATGGACATAGTCCTTATCATGCGAGGTCTTTTTTAAAGCATATGTATAGCGTTACAAAGCCAATATATCAGCGGACGCAGACGAGTTCGTATTCCCGTGTGCCTAAGCCGATTTTTTCAGCGTGTTCCAGTGTCGTCTTCCAATCGACGTTGGGGTTACTGTCGAGGAAGTGGTCATGATGATGGTGCCAATCAGGTTTGGCCAGGTTATCCGACAACTGGCTGTTGGGCATAGGCGCTGCTTTCATGCAGGCATCGGCACAGGCCTGATCGAGAGCAACCGGGTCAAAGGAAGCGAACATGCCGATGTCTGGCAGGATAGGCGCATCATTTTCAGCATGGCAGTCGCAATTCGGCGAAACGTCCATGACCAGATTGATGTGGAAGCATGGGCGATCCTGGCAGACAGCCTGGGCGTATTCGGCCATCTTGCGGTCCAGTTTTTCATTGGCATCCCATTCGACGGTTTCAATGGCGTCGAAGGCACAGGCGCCGATGCAGCGGCCGCAGCCTTTGCACAGGTCTTCGTGGATATGGGCGACGTTATTTTCATAGGTAATGGCGTCAGAACCGCATTCCTGCGCGCAGCGATGACAGTTCTTGCACTTGCTTTCGTCGACTTTCGGTTTGCCCGACGAATGTTGTTCCATCTTGCCGGCACGGCTGCCGCAGCCCATGCCGATATTCTTAATGGCGCCGCCAAAGCCCGTCATTTCGTGGCCTTTGAAGTGAGCCAGGCTGATGAAGACGTCCGCATCCATAATGGCCCGGCCGATTTTCGCTTTTTCAACGTATTCACCATTCTTAACGGGCACTTCTACTTCATCGGTGCCACGCAAGCCGTCGCCGATGATAATCTGACAGCCTGTCGTGACCGTGTTATAGCCATTGAGGTTGGCACAGTCCAAGTGTTCCAGTGCGTGCTTACGGCTGCCCGGATACAGCGTATTGCAATCCGTCAAAAACGGGCGGCCGCCCAATTCCTTAACCAAATCGGCAACAGCCTTGACATACTGCGGCCGCAGCGAAGCCAGACAGCCCAGTTCGCCGAAGTGCATCTTGATGGCGACAAATTTCCCTTCAAAATTGATTCTTTCAATGCCTGCTTTTTTGCAGAGCTTCTGCAGTTTCTGCAGGTTGTTCTTGCCCGGCCGGCAGCGGAAATCCGTAAAATATACCTTCGCTTTTTCCATGAGTATTCCCTCCTAAAACCAGTTATCTTCATTGTACCACCTGAAGTACGCTCTAAGTCAACTATTTACTTATAACCGAGATGTAAAAAATCGATATGCAAAAAAACTTGACGGATAGCGCATACCATGATATACTAGCAAAGTACCTTATGGAGCGGTATCGAAGTGGTCATAACGGGGCTGACTCGAAATCAGTTAGGCCGAAAGGTCTCGTGGGTTCGAATCCCACCCGCTCCGCCAAATCGAAAGCGCACTGATAAGCCATTCATGGAACTTATCAGTGCGCTTTTTCTATGTTTCCATTTTCTTATGTTTCAATAACCATTGTTTGATTCCATCACTATCCAAATTATCAGCAGCAACATCAACCACCATATCTTCTAATTCTTGTTGTGTATAATCTAAATCAATCCCATTGATATAAAGAAATACCAACATGCTATGAATAGCAGAGCGTTTATTACCATCGCGAAATGGGTGATTTTTTGTAAGGCCATAACATAATCTAGCTGCTTTATCTAAAATAGTAGGATAAAGTTCTTCCCCAGCAAATGACTGAAACGGAGTACTTACGGCAGATTCCAGCAAATTCATATCATGAATGCCTTTATCCATAACATATCTCTGCTCCATCTCTTCATGAAAAGCAAGTACATCTTCTAGGATAATTTCTATCAATATTTGCTCGTGTTTCATCGATTTTCTAAGTCCCTATAGGCTTTTTCATTGCGTTGAAACATGAGCTGAGAGGCCTTACGGATTTTTTCTTTTATTTCTTGATTTCCTTTGCTGGTAAGAATTTTTCTTTCAACAGGTACCTTGATTACTTTGGCAGAATCAGATAAATTCATGACATTCATCTCCTTACATACATTCTTACTCACTATAGGTGATATTAACTTATTATAAATAAGTATATCACACCTTGTAAAGTATTTACTACGCAAGCATCAAAAAGGCGCTGTCGCACGAAGACAGCGCCTTTTGGAGTTTGAAGTTGAAAGTTTGATGTTTGATGTGGATGGTTTTAAATTTAAAGCAATCGCCTCA containing:
- a CDS encoding type II toxin-antitoxin system death-on-curing family toxin; translated protein: MKHEQILIEIILEDVLAFHEEMEQRYVMDKGIHDMNLLESAVSTPFQSFAGEELYPTILDKAARLCYGLTKNHPFRDGNKRSAIHSMLVFLYINGIDLDYTQQELEDMVVDVAADNLDSDGIKQWLLKHKKMET
- a CDS encoding DUF362 domain-containing protein; the encoded protein is MEKAKVYFTDFRCRPGKNNLQKLQKLCKKAGIERINFEGKFVAIKMHFGELGCLASLRPQYVKAVADLVKELGGRPFLTDCNTLYPGSRKHALEHLDCANLNGYNTVTTGCQIIIGDGLRGTDEVEVPVKNGEYVEKAKIGRAIMDADVFISLAHFKGHEMTGFGGAIKNIGMGCGSRAGKMEQHSSGKPKVDESKCKNCHRCAQECGSDAITYENNVAHIHEDLCKGCGRCIGACAFDAIETVEWDANEKLDRKMAEYAQAVCQDRPCFHINLVMDVSPNCDCHAENDAPILPDIGMFASFDPVALDQACADACMKAAPMPNSQLSDNLAKPDWHHHHDHFLDSNPNVDWKTTLEHAEKIGLGTREYELVCVR
- a CDS encoding sigma-54 interaction domain-containing protein, producing the protein MTQKRKLAHLDLIDGSAADAAYRIRKSIQAGRDAVILWDPMASAVAATYPQQRVFVVQPSVLDLLNCVRQVPEGKSCGVIIPFSLRAYYDGLEVQFKAMGVTFYCLASDSDERAMQTAVHQAALSGIQYVVGSAGIETYARGEGLGWIPLQPGWGGLVRAFFKALWSLRQSRMAPGRTISSRSGMMAYYHLDDIIGTSPMMQQVKRLARIYAATESTILITGESGTGKEMMAQAIHNLSSRCHGPFIAINCGAVSESLLESELFGYTGGSFTGARRDGREGLFEAANGGTLFLDEIGDMPYNLQNHLLRVLQERSVRRLGAHNVIPIDVRIIAATNKDLEQAVQEHHFRLDLYYRLAVLLIHMPPLRQRREDVAVLARTLLQRFNEQYGQPHDLGQDVLDYFQTLPWPGNVRQLANTIERLSLVVREEKITLPDLAWVLPNPPVVPDKNVRDRNLKAMTYDYIEKLYQDGKSVSDIAKELGISRSTIYRMRQKYQNKKDM